One window of Cygnus atratus isolate AKBS03 ecotype Queensland, Australia chromosome 29, CAtr_DNAZoo_HiC_assembly, whole genome shotgun sequence genomic DNA carries:
- the LOC118260180 gene encoding inhibin beta C chain-like — translation MATRGAGPWLLLAAVLCAAAEPRCPSCGAGAERRLLEEAAKRQLLEKLRLRERPRLAHAVPRAAVARAVRRLQAAGARRGPDAEERGYEIISFAEPEPTSPSGMGLQFQFTRTQDQDVHILQAQLWLYLQVPRDLVANLTLSIFLAGGNGDAVGGNRTLLSERRLSTKGSGWRTFSLMPALQRFFRGEHRTLRLELESRGDRGDVVAIVNATQSHQPFLVAEAKVRELGHRVAKRSLRCSQNSNLCCRKDYYVDFRDIGWNDWIIKPEGYQINYCVGQCPLHVAGSPGMASSFHTAVFNLVKANNIQASGHSCCVPTRRRPLSVLYFDRNSNIVKTDIPDMIVDACGCS, via the exons ATGGCGACGCGGGGCGCGGGTCCGTGGCTGCTGTTGGCGGCGGTGCTGTGCGCGGCGGCGGAGCCCCGGTGCCCGTCGTGCGGTGCCGGTGCGGAGCggcggctgctggaggaggcggCCAAGCGGCagctcctggagaagctgcGGCTCCGGGAGCGGCCGAGGCTCGCCCACGCCGTGCCCCGAGCCGCCGTGGCCCGCGCCGTGCGGCGCCTGCAAGCGGCCGGTGCTCGCCGGGGCCCCGACGCCGAGGAGCGGGGCTATGAGATCATCAGCTTCGCCGAGCCAG AGCCCACGTCTCCCTCTGGCATGGGGCTGCAGTTCCAGTTCACTCGCACGCAAGACCAGGACGTTCACATCCTGCAAGCTCAACTTTGGCTCTACCTGCAAGTTCCCAGAGACTTGGTAGCCAACCTTACCCTGAGCATCTTCCTGGCTGGTGGGAATGGTGACGCGGTGGGGGGAAATCGCACGCTGCTGAGTGAGCGTCGACTGAGCACCAAGGGCAGCGGCTGGCGCACCTTCTCCCTCATGCCTGCCCTGCAGAGGTTCTTTAGGGGAGAACACAGGACCCTGCGGCTGGAACTGGAAAGCCGTGGGGACAGGGGTGATGTGGTGGCCATAGTCAATGCCACCCAGTCCCACCAGCCCTTCTTGGTGGCTGAGGCAAAGGTGCGGGAGCTGGGACACCGTGTGGCCAAGCGCAGCCTCCGCTGCAGCCAGAACTCCAACCTCTGCTGCCGCAAGGACTACTACGTGGATTTCCGTGACATTGGTTGGAACGACTGGATCATTAAGCCTGAGGGCTACCAGATAAACTACTGTGTGGGCCAGTGCCCTCTGCACGTGGCAGGCAGCCCTGGGATGGCATCTTCCTTCCATACAGCCGTCTTCAACCTCGTCAAAGCTAACAACATCCAGGCATCGGGGCACTCCTGCTGTGTGCCCACACGACGCCGGCCTCTCTCTGTCCTCTACTTCGATCGCAACAGCAACATTGTCAAGACTGACATTCCTGACATGATTGTTGATGCCTGTGGCTGTAGCTAG